In one Lycium barbarum isolate Lr01 chromosome 7, ASM1917538v2, whole genome shotgun sequence genomic region, the following are encoded:
- the LOC132603404 gene encoding probable plastidic glucose transporter 2 isoform X11, translating to MKVGVFQIPPHYITDSERNKHLLSCGMWGHLRASSSMYKRMTSRDSMNSDVEADSDLLQNGVEQELTNPSWKYSCPHVLMATIVAFLFGYHLGVVNEPLESISVDLGFSGDTLAEGLVVSTLLGAAFAGSLISGWIADGVGRRRAFQLCSLPMLMGASLCATATTQASMLTGRFLVGLGLGVGPPVASLYVAEVSPAHVRGTYGSLIQIATCLGLMAALVIGIPVENIVGWWRVCFWVSTIPAAILAIAMMFCAESPHWLYKQGRLADAEVQLERLLGSSHVKSAMVELSKSDRGDESESVKISELLYGRHSRVVFIGATLFALQQLSGINAVFYFSSTVFRRAGVSSNLANVFVGIANLTGSVVALLLMDKLGRKVLLHWSFFGMVTYLTEDFEKRDFINSQVFLYNQLQSKLKENMH from the exons ATGAAGGTTGGAGTCTTTCAGATACCTCCTCATTACATCACAGACAGTGAACGAAATAAGCACTTG CTCAGTTGTGGTATGTGGGGACACTTGCGTGCTTCATCCTCAATGTATAAGCGCATGACATCCAGGGATTCCATGAATTCTGATGTCGAAGCCGATTCAG ATCTTCTTCAGAATGGTGTAGAGCAAGAGCTGACAAATCCTTCTTGGAAATATTCGTGTCCACATGTACTTATGGCAACAATAGTTGCATTTCTGTTTGGCTATCATCTTGG GGTGGTGAATGAACCACTTGAAAGCATTTCAGTTGATCTTGGCTTCAGCGGGGATACATTGGCCGAAG GTCTGGTGGTGAGTACTCTTCTGGGTGCTGCCTTTGCTGGATCCCTGATTAGTGGTTGGATTGCTGATGGAGTTGGCCGTCGTCGAGCCTTTCAGTTGTGCTCATTGCCTATGCTTATGGGTGCTTCATTATG TGCTACAGCCACAACTCAAGCAAGCATGCTTACAGGAAGATTTTTAGTGGGATTAGGATTGGGCGTGGGTCCTCCTGTTGCTTCTCTTTACGTAGCAGAG GTTTCTCCTGCTCATGTGAGGGGTACTTATGGGAGTTTAATTCAAATAGCAACATGTCTTGGGCTGATGGCAGCTCTTGTTATAGGGATCCCCGTAGAGAATATAGTGGGTTG GTGGCGTGTATGCTTTTGGGTGTCTACTATTCCGGCTGCAATACTTGCAATTGCTATGATGTTTTGTGCTGAATCTCCTCATTGGCTATACAAG CAAGGAAGACTTGCCGACGCTGAAGTCCAGTTGGAGAGGCTTCTAGGAAGCTCACACGTTAAGAGTGCAATGGTGGAGCTTTCAAAGTCGGATAGAGGGGATGAGAGTGAAAGCGTTAAGATCTCTGAATTGCTCTATGGTCGGCATTCTAGAG TTGTTTTTATTGGGGCAACCCTATTTGCTTTACAACAGCTATCAGGAATAAATGCTGTGTTTTATTTCTCTTCAACGGTATTTAGACGTGCGGGAGTATCCTCGAACCTGGCAAATGTTTTTGTTGGGATTGCAAACTTGACAG GGTCAGTTGTGGCCTTGCTTCTGATGGACAAATTAGGAAGGAAAGTCCTCCTTCattggagtttctttggaatgGTAACATACCTTACTGAAGACTTTGAGAAGAGAGATTTTATCAATTCTCAGGTGTTTCTATACAACCAATTACAGAG
- the LOC132603404 gene encoding probable plastidic glucose transporter 2 isoform X9 — protein sequence MKVGVFQIPPHYITDSERNKHLLSCGMWGHLRASSSMYKRMTSRDSMNSDVEADSDLLQNGVEQELTNPSWKYSCPHVLMATIVAFLFGYHLGVVNEPLESISVDLGFSGDTLAEGLVVSTLLGAAFAGSLISGWIADGVGRRRAFQLCSLPMLMGASLCATATTQASMLTGRFLVGLGLGVGPPVASLYVAEVSPAHVRGTYGSLIQIATCLGLMAALVIGIPVENIVGWWRVCFWVSTIPAAILAIAMMFCAESPHWLYKQGRLADAEVQLERLLGSSHVKSAMVELSKSDRGDESESVKISELLYGRHSRVVFIGATLFALQQLSGINAVFYFSSTVFRRAGVSSNLANVFVGIANLTGSVVALLLMDKLGRKVLLHWSFFGMVTYLTEDFEKRDFINSQVFLYNQLQSYRVNLEGQVPRGKDIE from the exons ATGAAGGTTGGAGTCTTTCAGATACCTCCTCATTACATCACAGACAGTGAACGAAATAAGCACTTG CTCAGTTGTGGTATGTGGGGACACTTGCGTGCTTCATCCTCAATGTATAAGCGCATGACATCCAGGGATTCCATGAATTCTGATGTCGAAGCCGATTCAG ATCTTCTTCAGAATGGTGTAGAGCAAGAGCTGACAAATCCTTCTTGGAAATATTCGTGTCCACATGTACTTATGGCAACAATAGTTGCATTTCTGTTTGGCTATCATCTTGG GGTGGTGAATGAACCACTTGAAAGCATTTCAGTTGATCTTGGCTTCAGCGGGGATACATTGGCCGAAG GTCTGGTGGTGAGTACTCTTCTGGGTGCTGCCTTTGCTGGATCCCTGATTAGTGGTTGGATTGCTGATGGAGTTGGCCGTCGTCGAGCCTTTCAGTTGTGCTCATTGCCTATGCTTATGGGTGCTTCATTATG TGCTACAGCCACAACTCAAGCAAGCATGCTTACAGGAAGATTTTTAGTGGGATTAGGATTGGGCGTGGGTCCTCCTGTTGCTTCTCTTTACGTAGCAGAG GTTTCTCCTGCTCATGTGAGGGGTACTTATGGGAGTTTAATTCAAATAGCAACATGTCTTGGGCTGATGGCAGCTCTTGTTATAGGGATCCCCGTAGAGAATATAGTGGGTTG GTGGCGTGTATGCTTTTGGGTGTCTACTATTCCGGCTGCAATACTTGCAATTGCTATGATGTTTTGTGCTGAATCTCCTCATTGGCTATACAAG CAAGGAAGACTTGCCGACGCTGAAGTCCAGTTGGAGAGGCTTCTAGGAAGCTCACACGTTAAGAGTGCAATGGTGGAGCTTTCAAAGTCGGATAGAGGGGATGAGAGTGAAAGCGTTAAGATCTCTGAATTGCTCTATGGTCGGCATTCTAGAG TTGTTTTTATTGGGGCAACCCTATTTGCTTTACAACAGCTATCAGGAATAAATGCTGTGTTTTATTTCTCTTCAACGGTATTTAGACGTGCGGGAGTATCCTCGAACCTGGCAAATGTTTTTGTTGGGATTGCAAACTTGACAG GGTCAGTTGTGGCCTTGCTTCTGATGGACAAATTAGGAAGGAAAGTCCTCCTTCattggagtttctttggaatgGTAACATACCTTACTGAAGACTTTGAGAAGAGAGATTTTATCAATTCTCAGGTGTTTCTATACAACCAATTACAGAG
- the LOC132603404 gene encoding probable plastidic glucose transporter 2 isoform X10, which yields MKVGVFQIPPHYITDSERNKHLLSCGMWGHLRASSSMYKRMTSRDSMNSDVEADSDLLQNGVEQELTNPSWKYSCPHVLMATIVAFLFGYHLGVVNEPLESISVDLGFSGDTLAEGLVVSTLLGAAFAGSLISGWIADGVGRRRAFQLCSLPMLMGASLCATATTQASMLTGRFLVGLGLGVGPPVASLYVAEVSPAHVRGTYGSLIQIATCLGLMAALVIGIPVENIVGWWRVCFWVSTIPAAILAIAMMFCAESPHWLYKQGRLADAEVQLERLLGSSHVKSAMVELSKSDRGDESESVKISELLYGRHSRVVFIGATLFALQQLSGINAVFYFSSTVFRRAGVSSNLANVFVGIANLTGSVVALLLMDKLGRKVLLHWSFFGMVTYLTEDFEKRDFINSQVFLYNQLQRIRFVNTPPQVGA from the exons ATGAAGGTTGGAGTCTTTCAGATACCTCCTCATTACATCACAGACAGTGAACGAAATAAGCACTTG CTCAGTTGTGGTATGTGGGGACACTTGCGTGCTTCATCCTCAATGTATAAGCGCATGACATCCAGGGATTCCATGAATTCTGATGTCGAAGCCGATTCAG ATCTTCTTCAGAATGGTGTAGAGCAAGAGCTGACAAATCCTTCTTGGAAATATTCGTGTCCACATGTACTTATGGCAACAATAGTTGCATTTCTGTTTGGCTATCATCTTGG GGTGGTGAATGAACCACTTGAAAGCATTTCAGTTGATCTTGGCTTCAGCGGGGATACATTGGCCGAAG GTCTGGTGGTGAGTACTCTTCTGGGTGCTGCCTTTGCTGGATCCCTGATTAGTGGTTGGATTGCTGATGGAGTTGGCCGTCGTCGAGCCTTTCAGTTGTGCTCATTGCCTATGCTTATGGGTGCTTCATTATG TGCTACAGCCACAACTCAAGCAAGCATGCTTACAGGAAGATTTTTAGTGGGATTAGGATTGGGCGTGGGTCCTCCTGTTGCTTCTCTTTACGTAGCAGAG GTTTCTCCTGCTCATGTGAGGGGTACTTATGGGAGTTTAATTCAAATAGCAACATGTCTTGGGCTGATGGCAGCTCTTGTTATAGGGATCCCCGTAGAGAATATAGTGGGTTG GTGGCGTGTATGCTTTTGGGTGTCTACTATTCCGGCTGCAATACTTGCAATTGCTATGATGTTTTGTGCTGAATCTCCTCATTGGCTATACAAG CAAGGAAGACTTGCCGACGCTGAAGTCCAGTTGGAGAGGCTTCTAGGAAGCTCACACGTTAAGAGTGCAATGGTGGAGCTTTCAAAGTCGGATAGAGGGGATGAGAGTGAAAGCGTTAAGATCTCTGAATTGCTCTATGGTCGGCATTCTAGAG TTGTTTTTATTGGGGCAACCCTATTTGCTTTACAACAGCTATCAGGAATAAATGCTGTGTTTTATTTCTCTTCAACGGTATTTAGACGTGCGGGAGTATCCTCGAACCTGGCAAATGTTTTTGTTGGGATTGCAAACTTGACAG GGTCAGTTGTGGCCTTGCTTCTGATGGACAAATTAGGAAGGAAAGTCCTCCTTCattggagtttctttggaatgGTAACATACCTTACTGAAGACTTTGAGAAGAGAGATTTTATCAATTCTCAGGTGTTTCTATACAACCAATTACAGAG AATCAGATTTgtcaacactccccctcaagttggtgCATAG